AAACGTGTCACTACAGGGATTCTGACAGGGAGTTGCAAACTTACTGAACCTTCAGTCCACAGGTGCCAGTTTCAGGCCAAAATCGGACTGGAAGTGTCTAACTCGGTGTCCCCCGGCAAAGCCGAGGGAATACCTTATTTATTAATGTGAATGCCTATTTCTCAGACAACGCAAAACCGGCATTGCCCGGTGCAACCACTGAGACAAATATGAACGGTACGGGGCCAGAGTTCATTGCACCATGCACTTGCCCAAGTTTTGCTATGGCAATATCTCCGGCTTTAAGTAAGGTGACTATGCCGTCACCTTGATAATACTCGGCCTCACCTGAGATAACCGTCCAAGTATCTTGGCCGTGAGGGTGGACATGAGCGGCTATTTCTTGCCCAGGATGGGCATGCCAAACAACAACGGCAGAGTCGTTGGTTTCCATAACCACCGAACGAATTGGTTCGCCGTTAGACGGGCGAATATATTCTGCAACCGGAAAGATCCTTGATTCTGTTTTCATATCCATACCCTATTTAAAACCCTGAATTCAAGCAATAACAACGCAACAGCGAGTTATTGTCAAATCCTGTGTACAGCGAGTCAGGCGGCAGCCCTGCCTGCCTGACTGATTGGTCAAGGATTCGCCATCCTGAACTTGACGTTGTTCCAGCTTGTTGAACCCCTTGATCCGCTTCCATCGCTGCTGAGCGCTCTGAAGCAGCTTGAAGACCATCGGGTCTGCGCCTTCATCTCGAAGGTTCGCATCGAGATAGATCTGCGTGGTCTCCACCGATTCGTGTCCGAGCCACAATGCAATCACAGAACGACGGAGCCGTCCTGCTGACCGTGGACCTAGAAGGGTAGGCAATCGATGTCCAGCGTCAGCCGCTTGGGGCGCTCGCCGTTCTTCAGCGAGGTCAGGCGCCAGACCACCAACCGCAGCAGGCCTTCGTGCACGGCATCGATGTTGTCGTTGCGCCCGTGGCAGGTCAGCAGCCGCGACAGCGTGGCTTGAGACGGCCGGTCCTGGGCCAGTGGCATCAACCCGCGAGCATCGCTGCAGGCCAGCTGCCAGAGCGGGTCACGGCACAGCGTGTCGGTATCGCTGAGGTCAATCCAGCCCATCGCGCGCTGCAGCACCAAGGTGCGCAACTGGCTGGCCAGCGAATGGCGGATACGCAGCGGGTGGCGGCGATCGACTAGGTTGTCCTCCAGTGCCTCGATCACCCGCTGTTAGCGAGGGCTTCACGCAGCAGCATAGCGCCGCTGTCGCTGGAGGTGCGCTGGCCGTCGAGCTTAACGCGGATGGACCCATTGCAGGAAGTCCAGGTGGATAGGCGGCTTTCACCCATGGCGAGTAGTCCTCTTGAATCGCTTTCTGGCAGGAACATCTTGATTCTACGTGAGAATGATACTCGTTATTTTCTGTCTCAGGCCGGTGAGTTAGGCGGTTTTATTGATTTGAGTCAATAAATTCCCCCCACCTTCGTCTATATTTACAAGACGATAGGATCTGGGGGGTTACCCTACAACTATCGATTAAGAATCTCACTTCTGAAAAAAGGTAAAAGAGATGAAGTCAAAGCTTAAAACGAATTATATGGCAGCCACTGTTATGCTCGTAGCTGCTGGATCGATGTTCGGCACGGTGGCCTACGCGCAAGAAATGGGCGAAAGTACCGAGATGCAGATGGATCAAGAAATTGAACGCTCCAAAATACTGACAGATACAGGTTTTTTTGGAGTTTTCGCCACATACAAACTCAATTCAGATTATTACCAAAAGGGATCAGCTGAGCGTCGTGGTGCGGTTGATGAAGTGCTCTCGGTTGTTGAAGATCACATGGATAATGTGTTGGTTGACGCCTATCTAACGAGAGGTCTAAGCGCCAAAAGCGACTACATGCTTCGTGTCCATGCCTATGACCTGCAAACTGCTCAAGACTTCATGAATGATTTTAGTAATACCCGGTTTGGCATGCACTCAGAAGTTACCGAAAATCTGACCGGCATAACGAAATCTCTGAATTATATCACCAAAGAAGAATCCTCAGACTTAAACGCTGCCTTAACTTCTACTTCGTACTCAGGTGAGGAGCCGAGGTACTCAATTGTCGTTCCCGTCAAGAAAAGTGCAGAGTGGTGGAATATGAGCGAGGAAGAACGTCTTGAGGAAATGGAAACACACACGGAGCCGACGCTTGCGTACCTCCCGAACGTAAAACGGAAACTATATCATTCGACCGGCTTGGCGGATACCGATTTTATTACATACTTCGAGACTAATGATCTCGAAGCGTTCAACAATTTGATGTTGTCTTTGGCGCAGGTTCCGGAAAATCTACATCATGATCGGTGGGGCGATCCGACTATACTTTCGACCATCCAGCCAATTGGAAACGTAGTAGAAACGTTGTCGGCGGTTAAATAACGTTTGGGCGCTCACAATAGAAAAAAATAGGAGAAAACGATGACATCAGCATCAAGACGTAACTTTATTAAGGGAAGTTTGGCTGTGCTTGCTGCGGGCGGCATGATTAACCCTTTCAGTCGAACCAGCGCCGCCTTGGCGGCGTTGGTCCAGACTGACGCGCGCCCATGGGAACAAACGATGCGAGATAAGTTCTTGGGGGAGACAAAGTTTCGTGCCGTCAATATGCCAAACTGCACGGGGGCCTGCGGATGGAACGTGTTCGTGAAGGACGGCATCGTTCAACGGGTGGAACCTCCCCTCGATTACCCGGACGATGAGTATAATCCGCGTGGGTGCATGAAGGGTCAAACCTATCACCGCCGGGTGTACGGAGCAGACCGGGTCAAATACCCCATGAGGCGTGTGGGTGGTCGCGGTGCGGGTGTTTGGGAACGGCTCAGTTGGGACGAAGCATTTGACTACATTGCCTCCGAACTCAAACGGATTTCGGAAAAATATGGCAGTGAAACGATCTGGCTTTACCCTCCTGTGCCAGCCACCGGGTTGGTAAAACAGGGAGCTGGCGAGCGATTCGCTTCGGTAAACAGCTTCGGTATAGGTACATTCTTTAATTGGTACGGTGATCTTCCCCTTAATCAACCTATCACGTGGAACGTTAAGAGTGAAGAGCACGAGTTTCGGGATGCGCTCAACACTAAATACGCGATCATCTGGGGGTCCGATATGTTTCAAACTCGGATGCCTGATGCACATTTTTTCACGGATATCAGAGCGAAAGGGGTAAAGATTGTTTATATTGCACCCTACTATGATCCCACAGCAAGCGGTGTTGACGAATGGGTAAAACTTCGTCCCGGAACTGATGCGGCATTGGCGCTCGGCATGTGTCATGTCGTTGTCAAAAAAGGACTCACAGACGAGGCGCACATCCGCCGTACTACAAGCGGCCCGCTGCTCATCCGAGATGATAACGGAAAATACCTCAAGGCCTCTGATGTGGATCCCGAGGGCGATTCTGACACCTTCATGGTGCTTGATCCCAACTCAGAAACACCTGTTCCCGACGTGTATTTCAGCGACGAACCACCGCTGACGGGGAGCTGGTCGGTCAAGCTTGCGAATGGTGAAACGATCTCCTGCTCTACCTCGCATACGTTGTTTCTCAAAACGCTTGATGAGCACGATCCAGAAACGGTCTTTGAGATTACCGGCGTGCCAGTTGAAGTCATTGAACGGATTGCAGTGGAATATGCCTCTGCAGATCCGGCGAGTATCTGGACCGGCACCGGCATTAACCATTGGTACCACGGAGACCTGATGGGGAGATGCGTCATTGCCTTAGGATGCTTGACGGGTAATATCGGTAAACAAGGTGGAGGCGTCAGCCCTTGGTCCGGCCAGCACAAGGTGCGTATCGATCCAACCGAGTACTTACACCCGAAGAAAAATGAGGACGGCTCCGAGCGTTACCGCCCACTTCCGCTCGACACAACATATGTCGTGCAAGGCCCGACAGAAACGATGGCCGAAAAGGAAAAGTATTGGCGTCAAGTTCGGTGTATCTGGGCGGCGGGGGGTAATCTCTTTGGCCAGGCTTCGGACCAAGCCAAATTTTCGAAGATTTTACAAGACGAAATCGAGTTTATTGTTTCTCCCGAAATACAGATGAGCACCACCGCTCAACTTGCCGACATTGTGCTTCCCATTGTTAGCTGGTACGAGCTTCCGATGGATCTCGTTACAACGCCTGCTCACCCGTACATTCAGTTGCATGAGGGTGCGTTAAAGCCGATGTATGAGGCGAAGTCCGACATAGAGGTCTACTACGAAGTCAGCAAGCGATTGGGAACCGGCGATATCTTCGAATATAACCATCCCGAGCAAGTCGTTGATCTTTTGTTGAAGACTGGTGGTCCGCTAGTGGAAGGCATAACGCTGGACCGAATAAAAAAAGAGCGGGTTATCAAGGTTAATATGCTGTCTGATACCTACGTCCCCTTCACCGAAGAGGTTCAAGGTAAGAAAAAGTTTACTACTGCTTCGGGGCGTCAAGAGCTCTATAAAGATGAAGATAGGTTTATTGAATACGGTGAACAGTTGCCTATCCATAAAGAACCTAAAACCGCAACACCATATGGGCCATCGAAGGTTTGGCGTGAAGCAAAAAAAGAGCGTAACCCTCTGATGCAAAGCTATCCGCTCGTTTATCACGCGAGACATACGCGGTGGAGCGTTCATTCCTCCTGGAGAACGACGGAAATTCTCCTTAAATTGGATGACATCGGAGAACCTTTGCTCGAGTTGAATTATGAGGAAGCTGCGAAGCGTGGCCTAGAAGCAGGTTCGTACGCTATGGCTTACAACCAGCACGGTTATGTCAAAGCGAAAGTAAAAATTCGCGAATCCGTTCCACCAGGTGCCGTGGTAATTTATTTTGGATGGCAACGTCAACAGATTCGAGAGGGTCACTGGAATAGTCTCAGTCACAACCCTATCAACCCTATCCATGAAATTTATTTCGAGCCAAATTTCTGGGGGCCTGTGTCCGGGCATTTCGATCAAATCTGCGAAGTCACGAAAGCTTGACCGCTTAAACCGAATGGAGAGAAAAAATGTCAGAAGAACTTTGGCAAAAATACTACGGTCAACCAAACCCCAAATACGGGAATCGTGCGCAATATGGTATGTTGATCGACATAAATAAGTGTATCGGCTGCCATTCCTGCACGATGGCCTGCAAGCAAACTTGGACGAGCGGGCCGGGCCAGGAGGATATGTTCTGGAACAGCGTCGCAACTGCGCCCTATGGAAAGTATCCACGTCATGGTGAAGACACGGAAAGTCATAACGAGTATGACTATCGGTACTCGAACCTTTATCAGGACACACCAAAAGGAACCTTCCCAGACGTCTGGCAATTTTATTTGGCAAGGCCGTGCAACCATTGCGCCGACCCAGCATGTCTTCCGGCATGCCCTACACGGTCAATATATAAGAACGACGACGGAATTGTATTGATTGATCAAGATACCTGCAAAGGCTTTCAAACCTGCGTCAAAGCTTGTCCCTACGACAAAATTTACTTCAACACTGCTACGGGAAAATCGGAGAAGTGTATTTTCTGTTTCCCACTCTTGGAGAAGGGACAAGAACCGCAATGTGTGAAGAGCTGTGTTGGAAAGATTCGAATTTTCGGAAACTTAATGGATCCAGAAAGTACGATTTCAAAACTAATTCGCGATCCGTCTCTTGGTGTACAGCCTTATGACCCCGAAGTAGGCCTCAAGGCGACCCATCGCAATATCAGTGAAGGCGAACGCCGTCAATATCGCCCGGACTTCGGAACTATTCCATCTGTCTGGTACGTCCCTCCAAGGAATATTCCACCAGAAGAGGTTGAAAAGTACTTTGGATATGCGATGCAGGGGTTTATCCAGGAGCCAAACCCTGTGCCGGAAAGGATTAAGATCAAAAACCTCTGAAGTCGCGACTTTAGGACAAGGACAATAGTGCTATGATCGAAATGAAAAAAATGCCCGCCTCGAACAGTTCCGAACATGCAGTGGCAAGGGGGCAAATCTATCACTTCCTGGAATTGGCATTCGGCCACCCTGCTGAAGAGGGAATTGAGTATTTCCGACGAGAATCTACGGAAACATTGCTATACGAAACCTTAGAAAAGATTGAGGACTCCTCTGCTTTTGATAAAGAAATGCATGATTGCTTTGAACGGTTTTTCGAAAACCTCAGGAAATCTTCCGTTGAAAAGATTGAGGGAGATTACATCATGCTCTTCGCGAGTAATTATCCGATGGTTCCGTGCCCACCCTACGGATCTTTTTTTTACAGAAAATGAACATAAGCGCCTAGAGGAGATGACGGCGATCAAGGAAGCGTACCAAGAATCCGGTCTAGCGTTGTCTGAGAAGCACGAGGAACTTCCGGACCATCTTGGCGTGGAGCTTGAATTTCTTCAATATTTAAGCTTTCGAGAGGGTGAAAGCCTGAAAGATGAAGAAGGGGAAATCGTTAAGTTTTGGAGGTCCAAGCAAGCTCACTTTCTTGATCGTTTTTCCGTTCCCTTTGTGACACAGTTGGCCTTGATCGCCAAAAAGACGGAGCCAGATAATATCTACACCGATTTGCTTTGTGCCATTCAGTATTTTGTCGATCACCACAGTCGTGAATTCGCCGCGGCAACATTTTATCGATCATCACAATCGTGAATTTGCCGCGGCAACGTCGGAAGATAATTGAGTATGGAGGGCTTGTGATGAGAACCCAATGTGCGCTTTTTGGAATACTCGTAGTCAGCGCCACGCTGACTGCAACATCAGCATTCTCTCAGGAAAGTTCAGAGGAAAAACTGAATTCGTTTCAGTCGATGCCAAGTCCGGTACCTCCTTCATATTTAAAGACGGGAGAAGAAGTGTCAACCGAAATCGGACGTGCAGTTTATATAGAAAATTGTTCCGTGTGTCATGGATTATTCGGACGGGGTTATGGGCCTAGATTTTCGACCCGCCTAGATTTTCAATACATCCCGGACTTTTCGCAGACCTATATGACAGATGGCCGTGACGATGCATTGATGGAGGCAATCAGAGAAGGCCTGCACAGGCTGGAGGCGCCATCGATTACCA
The Halomonas alkalicola DNA segment above includes these coding regions:
- a CDS encoding molybdopterin-dependent oxidoreductase, which produces MTSASRRNFIKGSLAVLAAGGMINPFSRTSAALAALVQTDARPWEQTMRDKFLGETKFRAVNMPNCTGACGWNVFVKDGIVQRVEPPLDYPDDEYNPRGCMKGQTYHRRVYGADRVKYPMRRVGGRGAGVWERLSWDEAFDYIASELKRISEKYGSETIWLYPPVPATGLVKQGAGERFASVNSFGIGTFFNWYGDLPLNQPITWNVKSEEHEFRDALNTKYAIIWGSDMFQTRMPDAHFFTDIRAKGVKIVYIAPYYDPTASGVDEWVKLRPGTDAALALGMCHVVVKKGLTDEAHIRRTTSGPLLIRDDNGKYLKASDVDPEGDSDTFMVLDPNSETPVPDVYFSDEPPLTGSWSVKLANGETISCSTSHTLFLKTLDEHDPETVFEITGVPVEVIERIAVEYASADPASIWTGTGINHWYHGDLMGRCVIALGCLTGNIGKQGGGVSPWSGQHKVRIDPTEYLHPKKNEDGSERYRPLPLDTTYVVQGPTETMAEKEKYWRQVRCIWAAGGNLFGQASDQAKFSKILQDEIEFIVSPEIQMSTTAQLADIVLPIVSWYELPMDLVTTPAHPYIQLHEGALKPMYEAKSDIEVYYEVSKRLGTGDIFEYNHPEQVVDLLLKTGGPLVEGITLDRIKKERVIKVNMLSDTYVPFTEEVQGKKKFTTASGRQELYKDEDRFIEYGEQLPIHKEPKTATPYGPSKVWREAKKERNPLMQSYPLVYHARHTRWSVHSSWRTTEILLKLDDIGEPLLELNYEEAAKRGLEAGSYAMAYNQHGYVKAKVKIRESVPPGAVVIYFGWQRQQIREGHWNSLSHNPINPIHEIYFEPNFWGPVSGHFDQICEVTKA
- a CDS encoding chlorite dismutase family protein — its product is MKSKLKTNYMAATVMLVAAGSMFGTVAYAQEMGESTEMQMDQEIERSKILTDTGFFGVFATYKLNSDYYQKGSAERRGAVDEVLSVVEDHMDNVLVDAYLTRGLSAKSDYMLRVHAYDLQTAQDFMNDFSNTRFGMHSEVTENLTGITKSLNYITKEESSDLNAALTSTSYSGEEPRYSIVVPVKKSAEWWNMSEEERLEEMETHTEPTLAYLPNVKRKLYHSTGLADTDFITYFETNDLEAFNNLMLSLAQVPENLHHDRWGDPTILSTIQPIGNVVETLSAVK
- a CDS encoding molecular chaperone TorD family protein: MTAIKEAYQESGLALSEKHEELPDHLGVELEFLQYLSFREGESLKDEEGEIVKFWRSKQAHFLDRFSVPFVTQLALIAKKTEPDNIYTDLLCAIQYFVDHHSREFAAATFYRSSQS
- a CDS encoding c-type cytochrome is translated as MRTQCALFGILVVSATLTATSAFSQESSEEKLNSFQSMPSPVPPSYLKTGEEVSTEIGRAVYIENCSVCHGLFGRGYGPRFSTRLDFQYIPDFSQTYMTDGRDDALMEAIREGLHRLEAPSITMPQFKYILSQPDIESVVEYLKILPEIAPPLLE
- a CDS encoding 4Fe-4S dicluster domain-containing protein, which translates into the protein MSEELWQKYYGQPNPKYGNRAQYGMLIDINKCIGCHSCTMACKQTWTSGPGQEDMFWNSVATAPYGKYPRHGEDTESHNEYDYRYSNLYQDTPKGTFPDVWQFYLARPCNHCADPACLPACPTRSIYKNDDGIVLIDQDTCKGFQTCVKACPYDKIYFNTATGKSEKCIFCFPLLEKGQEPQCVKSCVGKIRIFGNLMDPESTISKLIRDPSLGVQPYDPEVGLKATHRNISEGERRQYRPDFGTIPSVWYVPPRNIPPEEVEKYFGYAMQGFIQEPNPVPERIKIKNL
- a CDS encoding cupin domain-containing protein: MKTESRIFPVAEYIRPSNGEPIRSVVMETNDSAVVVWHAHPGQEIAAHVHPHGQDTWTVISGEAEYYQGDGIVTLLKAGDIAIAKLGQVHGAMNSGPVPFIFVSVVAPGNAGFALSEK